A part of Bacteroidetes Order II. bacterium genomic DNA contains:
- a CDS encoding DUF1016 family protein, protein MAIEGDEFKIDLVFYNRVLPCFVLFDIKMDKITYTDIGQIQMYVNYYDRDIKQAFENPTIGVLLCADKNDAVVRYTVPENNTQIFASKYQLHLPSPEQLIDEVKREWQKWQLKPDFLGKNTEGG, encoded by the coding sequence ATGGCGATAGAAGGCGATGAATTTAAAATTGACTTGGTGTTTTACAATCGGGTTTTGCCATGCTTTGTCCTTTTTGATATAAAAATGGATAAAATCACCTATACCGACATCGGGCAAATCCAGATGTATGTCAATTACTACGACCGCGACATCAAACAAGCCTTTGAGAATCCGACCATTGGCGTTTTGTTATGCGCCGATAAAAACGATGCGGTTGTACGCTACACTGTGCCCGAAAACAACACGCAGATTTTTGCCTCCAAATACCAATTGCATTTGCCTTCACCAGAACAATTGATAGACGAAGTAAAAAGAGAATGGCAAAAATGGCAGTTGAAACCTGATTTTTTAG